The following are encoded together in the Lathyrus oleraceus cultivar Zhongwan6 chromosome 3, CAAS_Psat_ZW6_1.0, whole genome shotgun sequence genome:
- the LOC127126210 gene encoding uncharacterized protein LOC127126210, protein MAKYGEGDKRWIVEERPDGTNVHNWHWSETNCLEWSRTFFTNLLSNLVILNGEGNLFIKTTALRNLDGEAYINIRKGKIIPGYEVNLTVSWEGEAKDSEGNSLLKVNGTVEIPYISDENADEDPDIRVTVEDEGPVGKRIKDAMFSKGKGLILEKVRVWVQSMAKGGPVKEELDTKKPLPQPVKQNHAPVATVKAAKSDSVKKEGVVEKKKEGKKGRKNIVLTEKFSCRAKDLYEILMDENRWKGFTQSNAKISKEVGGEFSIFDGSVTGSNLELQEAKLIVQRWRFGSWTDGVQSQVRLVFEEPEPGLTVVKLTHTDVPEEDRYGNATVVENTERGWREHIFQRIRVVFGFGI, encoded by the exons ATGGCGAAATACGGCGAGGGCGATAAACGGTGGATCGTGGAGGAAAGACCCGACGGCACTAACGTCCACAACTGGCACTGGTCCGAAACCAACTGTCTAGAATGGTCCAGAACCTTCTTCACCAACCTCCTTTCAAATCTCGTTATCCTCAACGGCGAAGGTAACCTCTTCATCAAAACCACCGCGCTCCGCAACCTCGACGGCGAAGCCTACATCAACATCCGTAAGGGGAAAATCATTCCCGGCTACGAGGTCAATCTCACAGTTTCATGGGAAGGTGAAGCGAAAGACTCCGAAGGTAATTCGTTGCTTAAAGTTAACGGTACTGTCGAAATCCCTTACATCTCCGATGAAAACGCTGATGAGGATCCTGATATTAGGGTTACTGTTGAAGATGAAGGACCGGTTGGGAAGAGGATTAAGGATGCAATGTTTTCTAAAGGGAAGGGGTTGATTTTGGAGAAGGTTAGGGTTTGGGTTCAGAGTATGGCGAAAGGTGGTCCTGTTAAGGAGGAGTTGGATACTAAGAAGCCTTTGCCGCAGCCGGTGAAGCAGAATCATGCTCCGGTTGCGACTGTGAAGGCTGCGAAGAGTGATTCTGTTAAGAAGGAGGGTGTGgtggagaagaagaaggagggtAAGAAAGGACGGAAGAATATTGTGTTGACGGAGAAGTTTAGTTGTAGGGCGAAGGATTTGTATGAGATATTGATGGATGAGAATAGGTGGAAGGGTTTTACACAGAGCAATGCTAAGATTAGTAAAGAGGTTGGTGGTGAGTTCAGTATTTTTGATGGGTCTGTTACTGGAAGTAACTTGGAGTTGCAAGAAGCTAAGTTGATTGTGCAAAGGTGGAGATTTGGGAGCTGGACTGATGGTGTTCAATCGCAG GTGAGACTTGTTTTTGAGGAACCTGAACCAGGGCTTACTGTTGTCAAGCTGACACATACTGATGTGCCTGAGGAAGACAG GTATGGGAATGCCACTGTGGTGGAGAACACTGAAAGGGGATGGCGGGAACATATTTTTCAAAGGATACGTGTTGTTTTTGGTTTTGGAATTTGA